From Enterococcus mediterraneensis, the proteins below share one genomic window:
- the mutS gene encoding DNA mismatch repair protein MutS: MPQKTKNTPMMEQYLKIKAQYKDAFLFYRLGDFYEMFYEDAIKAAQILELTLTSRNRNADDPIPMCGVPYHAAQGYIDTLIEQGYKVAICEQVEDPKTAKGMVKREVVQLVTPGTVMESKGLAAKDNNFLTALTFTGNEYGFAYVDLSTGELKATVLKDEEAIINEASALQTKEIVFGSEISETLKKTLKERLNLVFSQQETLEENAEFQFLTSDLSNPVEKEVAGKLLCYLSITQKRSLAHLQKAVEYQPDHYLKMDYYSKFNLELSQSIRTGKKHGTLLWLLDETKTAMGGRLLKQWLDRPLIQKQAILARQAMVASLLNSYFERMDLQENLTKVYDLERLAGRVAFGNVNGRDLIQLKTSLQQVPLIRELLLGINQGEWNELLVSLEPMEDLVELIEQAINEEAPLQITEGNVIKDGFDETLDNYRLAMKNGKRWLAELEAKERTETGIKNLKVGFNRVFGYYIEITKANLGNLAEGRYERKQTLANAERFITPELKELETQILEAEEKSVDLEYRLFLNVRETIKEAIERLQRLAKSLSAVDVLQSFAQIAERYQYVQPTFAQELNIVEGRHPVVEKVLGHQEYIPNSIKMDQETLILLITGPNMSGKSTYMRQLALTVIMAQMGSFVPAESAQLPIFDRIFTRIGASDDLIAGQSTFMVEMMEANQALRHATPNSLILFDELGRGTATYDGMALAQAIIEYIHKEVKAKTLFSTHYHELTVLDEELPHLRNNHVGAVEKDGEVVFLHKMMEGPADKSYGIHVAKIAGLPIQLLERAATILKGLEESTPKTSTGNQPTVTEEPEQISLFNEVSTNELSVIDTVKKLNLLEMTPMEALNTLYELQKRI; this comes from the coding sequence ATGCCTCAAAAGACTAAAAATACTCCTATGATGGAGCAATATCTTAAAATCAAAGCGCAATACAAAGACGCGTTTTTATTCTATCGTTTAGGGGATTTCTATGAAATGTTCTATGAAGATGCCATTAAAGCGGCACAGATCTTAGAACTGACTCTGACCAGCCGCAACCGCAATGCGGACGATCCTATTCCTATGTGCGGTGTGCCTTATCATGCGGCACAAGGTTATATCGATACATTGATCGAACAAGGCTATAAAGTCGCTATCTGCGAACAGGTGGAAGATCCTAAGACCGCTAAAGGCATGGTGAAACGGGAAGTCGTCCAATTAGTGACACCGGGAACGGTAATGGAAAGCAAAGGTCTTGCTGCTAAAGACAATAATTTTCTGACAGCATTGACATTTACCGGCAACGAATACGGATTTGCCTACGTTGATCTCAGCACCGGCGAATTAAAAGCTACAGTGTTGAAAGATGAAGAAGCAATCATCAATGAAGCATCGGCGCTGCAAACCAAAGAGATCGTCTTTGGCAGTGAGATCAGCGAAACATTGAAAAAAACGCTGAAAGAACGTTTGAATCTGGTTTTTTCTCAACAAGAAACCTTGGAAGAAAACGCCGAATTTCAATTTCTGACCAGTGATCTATCGAATCCTGTTGAAAAAGAAGTCGCCGGCAAACTATTGTGTTACCTTTCTATCACGCAAAAACGCAGTCTGGCGCATTTGCAAAAGGCTGTCGAATATCAGCCGGATCACTATTTGAAGATGGACTATTATTCCAAATTCAATCTGGAATTGAGCCAGTCGATCCGTACCGGCAAAAAACACGGTACGCTGTTATGGCTGTTGGATGAAACAAAGACCGCGATGGGCGGACGTTTATTGAAACAATGGCTGGATCGGCCGTTGATCCAGAAACAAGCGATCCTTGCCCGACAGGCGATGGTCGCTTCCTTATTGAACAGCTACTTTGAACGGATGGACTTGCAGGAGAACCTGACGAAAGTCTATGACTTGGAGCGGTTGGCAGGACGGGTCGCCTTTGGAAATGTGAATGGCCGCGACCTGATCCAACTGAAGACTTCTCTTCAACAAGTACCATTGATCCGCGAGTTGCTGTTAGGGATCAACCAAGGAGAATGGAACGAACTTTTGGTGTCTTTAGAGCCGATGGAGGATCTGGTAGAGCTGATCGAACAAGCCATCAACGAAGAAGCGCCATTGCAGATCACAGAAGGCAACGTCATCAAAGACGGCTTTGACGAAACATTGGACAACTATCGTTTAGCTATGAAAAACGGCAAACGCTGGTTGGCGGAATTAGAGGCGAAAGAACGGACAGAGACCGGTATCAAAAATTTGAAAGTCGGCTTCAATCGAGTATTCGGCTATTATATCGAGATCACTAAAGCCAATTTAGGAAATCTAGCTGAAGGACGCTATGAGCGTAAACAAACACTGGCCAATGCCGAACGTTTCATCACACCGGAGCTGAAAGAACTGGAAACCCAGATCTTGGAAGCAGAAGAAAAATCCGTCGATCTGGAGTATCGCTTGTTCTTGAACGTCCGGGAAACAATCAAAGAAGCTATCGAACGGCTGCAACGATTGGCAAAATCATTGAGCGCGGTAGACGTGCTGCAAAGTTTTGCCCAAATCGCTGAACGCTATCAATATGTTCAACCGACTTTTGCCCAAGAATTGAACATCGTGGAAGGTCGACATCCGGTTGTGGAAAAAGTATTGGGCCATCAAGAATATATCCCAAACTCCATCAAGATGGATCAAGAAACACTGATTTTATTGATCACTGGACCGAATATGTCAGGGAAAAGCACGTATATGCGACAGTTGGCGCTGACCGTCATCATGGCGCAAATGGGCAGCTTTGTACCGGCAGAATCAGCACAACTGCCGATCTTTGACCGGATATTCACCCGGATCGGTGCCAGCGATGATCTGATCGCCGGACAAAGTACATTTATGGTGGAAATGATGGAAGCCAACCAAGCATTGCGGCACGCCACGCCTAACAGCCTGATTTTATTCGATGAACTGGGACGGGGAACCGCGACTTATGACGGAATGGCGCTGGCACAAGCCATCATTGAATATATCCATAAAGAGGTCAAAGCCAAGACCCTTTTCTCCACTCACTATCATGAGCTGACTGTCTTAGATGAAGAACTGCCCCACTTGCGCAACAATCATGTGGGCGCTGTGGAAAAAGACGGAGAAGTTGTCTTTCTGCATAAAATGATGGAAGGACCTGCAGATAAAAGTTACGGGATCCACGTAGCGAAAATCGCAGGTCTGCCGATCCAATTATTAGAACGGGCGGCAACGATCTTAAAAGGGCTGGAAGAATCAACGCCGAAAACTTCCACCGGCAATCAGCCAACAGTAACCGAAGAACCGGAACAGATCTCTTTGTTCAATGAAGTTTCCACCAACGAATTAAGTGTGATCGATACTGTCAAAAAACTGAATCTATTGGAAATGACACCAATGGAAGCATTAAATACGCTGTACGAGCTGCAAAAACGAATTTAG